One Hyla sarda isolate aHylSar1 chromosome 11, aHylSar1.hap1, whole genome shotgun sequence genomic window carries:
- the VANGL2 gene encoding vang-like protein 2 codes for MDNESQYSGYSYKSGQSRSSRKHRDRRERHRSKSRDGSSRGDKSVVIQVPGEPLLDNESTRGEERDDNWGETTTVVTGTSEHSISHDDLTRITKDMEESANLDCSRHIGVIIGGALALISFLTPIAFMLLPKILPWDLEACGTPCEGLFISVAFKLLILLVGSWALFFRRPKAFFPRVFVFRALIMVLIFLLVVSYWLFYAVRILTTAERNYQGIVQYAVSLVDALLFVHYLAVVLLELRQLQPQFTIKVVRSTDGASRHYNVGHLSIQRVAVWILENYYHDFPVYNPALLNLPKSILSKKMSGFKVYSLEENSTNNSTGQSRAVIAAAARRRDNSHNEYYYEEAEHERRVRKRKARLVVAVEEAFTHIKRLQEEDQKNPREIMDPREAAQAIFASMARAMQKYLRTTKQQPYHSMESILQHLEFCITHDMTPKAFLERYLGPGPTIQYHKERWLAKQWTLVSEEPVTNGLKDGVVFVLKRQDFSLVVSTKKIPFFKLSEEFVDPKSHKFVMRLQSETSV; via the exons ATGGACAACGAGTCCCAATATTCTGGGTACTCATATAAATCCGGGCAGTCGCGGAGTTCACGTAAACACAG aGACCGAAGGGAAAGACATCGGTCTAAAAGCCGTGACGGCAGCAGCCGAGGAGACAAGTCTGTCGTAATACAAGTCCCCGGAGAACCTTTATTAGACAATGAGTCcacaagaggagaagagagg GATGACAATTGGGGTGAAACCACGACAGTTGTCACCGGCACTTCAGAGCACAGCATATCCCATGATGACCTCACACGTATCACTAAGGACATGGAGGAAAGTGCCAACCTGGACTGCTCTCGGCACATTGGCGTCATCATTGGTGGAGCTTTAGCACTCATCTCCTTCCTGACCCCTATAGCCTTTATGCTGTTGCCCAAAATTTTACCGTGGGATCTGGAAGCCTGTGGTACGCCTTGTGAGGGTCTATTTATCTCTGTGGCCTTCAAACTCCTCATCCTCCTCGTTGGCAGCTGGGCACTTTTCTTCCGCCGCCCGAAAGCTTTCTTCCCCCGGGTTTTCGTCTTCCGGGCTCTGATCATGGTCCTCATATTCTTGCTGGTGGTGTCCTACTGGCTTTTTTATGCAGTCCGTATCTTGACTACGGCGGAGAGGAATTACCAGGGGATCGTACAGTATGCTGTATCACTCGTGGACGCTCTTCTTTTTGTTCACTACTTGGCTGTTGTCCTGCTGGAACTGAGACAACTCCAACCTCAGTTCACCATCAAGGTTGTCAGGTCCACCGATGGAGCAAGCAGACATTACAATGTTGGTCACTTAAG TATCCAACGAGTTGCTGTATGGATTTTGGAAAACTATTATCACGACTTCCCTGTCTACAACCCTGCTCTCCTGAACCTGCCAAAATCCATCCTGTCCAAGAAAATGTCTGGCTTCAAGGTCTACTCCCTCGAGG aAAATTCTACTAACAACTCAACAGGACAGTCCCGGGCGGTGATAGCCGCGGCCGCAAGGAGGAGAGACAACAGCCACAATGAGTATTATTATGAGGAGGCCGAACATGAGCGGCGGGTGCGGAAAAGGAAAGCAAG GTTGGTTGTTGCCGTAGAAGAAGCTTTCACTCACATCAAGAGGTTGCAGGAAGAGGACCAGAAAAACCCGCGTGAGATCATGGACCCCAGGGAGGCTGCTCAGGCTATCTTTGCCTCAATGGCCAGAGCCATGCAAAAGTATCTCCGGACGACGAAACAGCAGCCGTACCACTCCATGGAGAGCATCCTGCAACACCTTGAGTTCTGCATCACCCACGACATGACTCCAAAG GCTTTTCTCGAGAGGTACTTGGGTCCAGGACCAACTATCCAGTATCACAAAGAACGCTGGCTGGCTAAACAGTGGACTTTGGTCAGCGAGGAGCCAGTAACCAATGGATTGAAAGATGGTGTTGTGTTTGTTCTAAAGCGTCAAGATTTCAGCTTGGTGGTCAGCACCAAAAAGATCCCCTTCTTTAAGCTCTCGGAGGAATTTGTAGACCCCAAATCACATAAATTTGTAATGAGGCTTCAGTCGGAGACCTCCGTTTGA